The Hymenobacter baengnokdamensis genome includes a region encoding these proteins:
- a CDS encoding alpha-amylase family glycosyl hydrolase → MKKTQLYGRLLSALLLLLGWSSAAWAQVTVSPSYFTDSTPITLTFDATQGSAGLANYTGDVYIWTGVITDKSTNDTNWRFVVGNSYSTPIAAEKMTPVPGSPHKYTISFTPRTYYPGFASSGEVLKKLAMVFRAAGGSPEGKGPGGADILIGAGVQVAFTSPATPNTQVAAGASVLVAGTATAPSTLTLTLNGTQVAQQTNATTLSTNVIISQQGINTLVLTANDGITTASATTTVIVAPPVTTAPLPAGAKPDGITYINGGTSAILSLTAPNKNFVYVLGEFNNWQATSTSLMNKTSTVNTDATTGRWWIQVDGLTPGQEYAYQFLVDGQLRIADPYCEKILDPDNDPYINSGGYTVYAGLKPYPTGKATGIVSVLSPGEAAYTWTATNFQRPARTNLVIYELLVRDFVARHDYKTLRDTLNYIQRLGANAIELMPVNEFDGNLNWGYSPDFYFAPDKYYGTKNDLKALIDECHKRGIAIILDMVLNHSTGNSPMVQLYGNVTTGPTADNPWFNVTAPHPFSVYNDLNHESPYTRYFSKNVMKFWLQEYHIDGYRFDLSKGFTQFNSGGDVALWGHYDQSRINIWQDYYNTMVATDPTLYPILEHFADNNEEVVLSNMGLMLWGNMSGNYQQADKGKSGWDLSYGYYGGQGGRGWGKPNLVSYMESHDEERTVYTTTTDGNSSGSYSTTDPVTALKREELAAAIFFTQPGPRMISEFEELGYDISINQNGRTGNKPILWNYYQDPNRRHLYDTYRALIALRQQPVFASLYSAYTQNLTGAVKSIITSNANLGVVAFGNFDVVANSTTINFPQTGIWYNYLTGEQLNVTSASTTLNLQPGQYAVYTSKKIGVPAGTTLATRPQEAAVFKLSLAPNPAAGTTTLAYELPAAATTTVTVQNLLGQTVRQLAPTRQAAGAQAQSLALQGLAPGVYLIKLQADGQAQTARLLVQ, encoded by the coding sequence ATGAAAAAAACTCAACTCTACGGGCGTCTGCTTTCGGCTTTGCTGCTGTTGCTGGGCTGGTCGTCGGCGGCCTGGGCGCAGGTTACGGTTTCCCCTTCCTATTTTACCGACAGCACGCCTATTACCCTCACCTTTGACGCAACCCAGGGCAGTGCCGGGCTGGCCAACTACACGGGCGACGTATATATCTGGACCGGCGTAATCACCGACAAAAGCACCAACGATACCAACTGGCGCTTCGTGGTGGGCAACAGCTACAGCACCCCGATTGCAGCCGAAAAGATGACCCCGGTGCCGGGTAGTCCTCATAAGTACACCATCAGCTTTACGCCCCGTACCTATTATCCCGGCTTCGCCTCCTCGGGCGAGGTCCTGAAAAAGCTGGCGATGGTGTTTCGCGCCGCCGGCGGTTCGCCCGAGGGCAAAGGCCCCGGCGGCGCCGATATCCTGATTGGGGCCGGCGTGCAGGTAGCCTTCACCAGCCCGGCCACCCCTAATACGCAGGTGGCGGCCGGTGCTTCCGTACTGGTGGCGGGCACCGCAACGGCGCCTTCTACGCTTACGCTCACGCTCAACGGCACGCAGGTGGCGCAGCAAACCAACGCCACCACGCTTTCGACCAACGTTATTATCAGCCAGCAGGGTATCAATACGCTGGTACTCACGGCTAATGACGGCATCACTACCGCTTCGGCTACCACCACGGTTATCGTGGCCCCGCCCGTAACCACCGCCCCGCTGCCCGCCGGGGCCAAGCCCGATGGCATCACCTATATAAATGGCGGTACTTCGGCCATCCTCAGCCTCACGGCCCCCAACAAGAACTTTGTATACGTGTTAGGTGAATTCAATAACTGGCAGGCTACGAGCACCAGTCTGATGAACAAGACTTCGACCGTGAACACCGACGCTACCACCGGCCGCTGGTGGATTCAGGTCGATGGCCTGACGCCGGGCCAGGAGTACGCCTATCAGTTTTTGGTAGATGGCCAGCTGCGCATTGCCGACCCCTACTGCGAAAAGATTCTGGACCCCGACAACGACCCCTACATCAACTCCGGCGGCTATACCGTGTACGCGGGCCTGAAGCCGTATCCTACCGGCAAAGCAACGGGTATCGTATCGGTGCTTTCGCCGGGGGAGGCGGCGTACACCTGGACTGCCACCAACTTCCAGCGGCCGGCGCGTACCAACCTGGTTATCTACGAGCTGCTGGTGCGCGACTTTGTGGCGCGCCACGACTACAAAACCCTGCGCGATACGCTCAACTACATTCAGCGCCTGGGCGCCAATGCCATTGAGCTGATGCCGGTCAATGAGTTTGACGGCAACCTGAACTGGGGCTACAGCCCCGACTTTTACTTTGCGCCCGATAAATACTACGGCACCAAAAACGACCTGAAAGCCCTGATTGACGAGTGCCACAAGCGCGGCATCGCCATTATCCTCGACATGGTGCTCAACCACTCGACCGGCAACAGCCCGATGGTGCAGCTGTATGGCAACGTGACGACCGGCCCGACCGCCGATAACCCCTGGTTTAACGTGACGGCCCCGCACCCCTTCAGCGTGTACAACGACCTGAACCACGAAAGCCCCTACACGCGCTATTTCTCGAAAAACGTGATGAAGTTCTGGCTCCAGGAATACCACATCGACGGCTACCGCTTCGATTTGAGCAAGGGCTTTACGCAATTTAACTCGGGCGGCGACGTGGCCCTGTGGGGCCATTACGACCAGTCGCGCATCAACATCTGGCAAGACTACTACAACACGATGGTGGCCACCGACCCCACGCTGTACCCCATTCTGGAGCATTTTGCCGACAACAATGAAGAGGTGGTGCTCTCCAATATGGGCCTTATGCTGTGGGGCAACATGAGCGGCAACTACCAGCAGGCCGACAAAGGCAAGTCGGGCTGGGACCTGAGCTACGGCTACTACGGCGGGCAGGGTGGCCGGGGCTGGGGCAAGCCCAACCTGGTGAGCTACATGGAAAGCCACGACGAAGAGCGCACGGTGTACACCACCACGACCGACGGTAACTCCAGCGGCAGCTACTCGACCACCGACCCCGTGACGGCCCTCAAACGCGAAGAGCTGGCCGCCGCCATCTTCTTCACGCAGCCCGGCCCCCGCATGATTTCGGAGTTTGAAGAGCTGGGCTACGATATCAGCATCAACCAGAACGGGCGCACCGGCAACAAGCCCATTCTCTGGAATTACTACCAGGACCCCAACCGCCGCCACCTCTACGATACTTACCGCGCCCTGATTGCCCTGCGGCAGCAGCCCGTTTTTGCCAGCCTCTACTCGGCCTATACGCAGAACCTCACGGGCGCTGTAAAATCTATCATCACTTCCAACGCGAACCTGGGCGTGGTGGCTTTCGGCAATTTTGATGTGGTAGCTAATTCAACCACTATTAATTTTCCGCAAACCGGCATCTGGTATAACTACCTCACCGGTGAGCAGCTGAACGTAACCAGCGCCAGCACTACGCTCAACCTGCAGCCCGGCCAGTATGCCGTATATACGAGCAAGAAAATCGGCGTGCCGGCCGGTACTACCCTGGCTACCCGGCCCCAGGAAGCCGCCGTATTTAAGCTAAGCCTGGCCCCGAACCCGGCGGCCGGCACCACTACCCTGGCCTACGAGCTGCCGGCCGCCGCTACTACCACCGTTACGGTGCAGAACCTGCTCGGCCAGACCGTGCGCCAGCTGGCTCCGACCCGTCAGGCCGCCGGTGCGCAGGCTCAGTCGCTGGCGCTGCAGGGCCTTGCCCCCGGCGTGTACCTCATTAAGCTGCAAGCTGATGGCCAGGCCCAGACGGCCCGCCTGCTGGTGCAGTAA
- a CDS encoding T9SS type A sorting domain-containing protein gives MKKLFTLAAAGSLAVASLSAQAQVITINGTLGATETSGAATAGKYVLLGQYPYAHNFGPWGLLSMYGANTASKVQIFLGGTLQASATNSLQLYMHLPSGTGVPSGTALPGATQATSTSLDKFTAKLDQGAELAIALHSLNPTVATNPAYQIEAAAYYVMTPAAGTTPAVYAAQDTVIAPITSTGTVVTVGRISTKSRFAGLSGARFSYMAPSGDITTNPGYTAPQTTTVTSYPVAGFGQTAGTTGWEMELDRTSLGLPTGNPSLSLFAVQNNGGGDYASGDFLPNAVASGANLGASGASPDFTNNTTFPGTQSATFALATVTLATRVSASSMNLGVYPNPVRGASTVTYEVADRATNVNIVLTDLMGRTVRTIENGLKPVGAQTASVDASSLAAGTYLMRVQVGDNVSTSKVSVL, from the coding sequence ATGAAAAAACTTTTTACTCTCGCTGCTGCCGGTTCGCTGGCTGTTGCATCGCTCAGCGCGCAGGCGCAGGTTATCACGATTAACGGTACGCTAGGCGCTACCGAAACAAGCGGTGCCGCTACTGCCGGCAAATATGTATTGCTGGGGCAATACCCGTATGCCCATAACTTTGGTCCCTGGGGACTACTGTCTATGTACGGCGCTAATACGGCTTCTAAAGTCCAGATATTCCTGGGCGGGACATTGCAGGCCAGTGCTACTAACTCCCTACAGCTCTATATGCATCTACCGTCTGGCACCGGCGTGCCTTCTGGTACAGCCCTTCCTGGTGCTACTCAAGCCACAAGCACTTCGCTGGATAAATTCACTGCTAAGCTCGACCAAGGAGCAGAGCTTGCGATAGCTTTGCACAGTCTTAATCCGACGGTAGCGACCAATCCGGCCTACCAAATCGAGGCGGCTGCCTATTACGTTATGACGCCAGCGGCGGGTACCACGCCAGCCGTTTACGCGGCTCAGGATACGGTTATTGCACCTATCACTTCTACGGGCACCGTCGTAACGGTTGGGCGTATTTCTACTAAGAGCCGGTTTGCTGGCCTCTCTGGCGCACGATTCTCGTATATGGCTCCCAGCGGCGATATTACAACCAATCCAGGCTATACTGCCCCGCAAACTACTACCGTAACTTCTTATCCGGTAGCAGGCTTTGGTCAGACAGCCGGTACTACGGGTTGGGAGATGGAGTTAGACCGCACCTCACTGGGTCTGCCTACTGGCAACCCATCGCTTAGCTTGTTCGCTGTTCAAAATAACGGCGGTGGTGACTATGCATCGGGCGACTTCCTCCCTAACGCTGTAGCTAGTGGTGCCAACTTAGGCGCTTCCGGGGCAAGCCCCGATTTTACTAATAATACCACCTTCCCCGGTACGCAATCAGCCACTTTTGCTTTAGCTACCGTAACGCTGGCTACCCGCGTTAGCGCCTCGTCGATGAACCTGGGCGTTTATCCTAACCCCGTTCGTGGTGCTTCGACCGTTACGTATGAGGTTGCCGACCGCGCTACCAACGTCAACATCGTACTTACCGACCTAATGGGCCGCACCGTGCGCACCATCGAAAACGGTCTGAAGCCAGTTGGCGCGCAGACTGCCTCAGTTGATGCCTCTTCGCTGGCCGCAGGTACTTACCTGATGCGCGTGCAGGTAGGCGACAACGTATCGACCAGCAAAGTGTCGGTGCTGTAA
- a CDS encoding glycosyl hydrolase 53 family protein, producing MRTLTRLVASVLLLFSCWHPAAAQTSSAFAKGADVSWVTEMEASGYKFYNKAGAQQDLFQLLRDDYGLNTIRLRVWVNPTGGYSGPDDVLAKAKRAQALGLRLLIDFHYSDNFADPGKQTKPAAWQNYTVAQLKQAVYDHTTAVLTSLKNNGITPEWVQVGNETNDGMLWPEGRITVNGFGNFAQFVDQGYAAVKAVSPTTKVIVHFANGQDNGAFRYFFDGLQANRARWDVMGLSLYPDAATWYTYTAQAQANMNDLVTRYPGKEVMVVEVGLDNYVPIATRQMLLDLIAKTQAVAGGKGLGVVYWEPEVYNWQGYNKGAWGSDNRATVALDGFLPAPPAPLVYNPGFEYTAATHNSAIQTPLGWNTTSDANNYTESGGHSSQFRLTHYNASAYQVRTSQVLKVPNGTYTLRAWVQNGGGQTTCQLYAQAGGGVEQNVALPVAGTWTQIQVPGIVVTNGQCEIGLRSVANAGNYCSLDDVEMVATVLATIAPAGANPLGMQLFPNPATGPLALSYTLARPAAVHVALYSLTGQLLRTLAEVPLAPAGTHSLPLGPLESIAKGVYVVQLTADGYTSSQRLVNP from the coding sequence ATGCGCACCCTTACGCGATTGGTAGCCAGCGTGCTACTCTTGTTTTCCTGCTGGCACCCCGCAGCAGCCCAAACTTCTTCGGCCTTTGCCAAGGGAGCCGACGTCAGCTGGGTGACTGAGATGGAAGCTTCGGGCTATAAGTTTTATAACAAGGCCGGTGCCCAGCAAGACCTGTTTCAGCTGCTGCGCGACGACTACGGGCTGAACACCATCCGGCTGCGGGTGTGGGTGAACCCTACCGGCGGCTACTCGGGCCCCGATGATGTGCTGGCCAAAGCCAAGCGGGCCCAGGCCCTGGGGCTGCGCCTGCTCATCGACTTTCATTATAGCGACAACTTTGCCGACCCCGGCAAGCAAACCAAGCCCGCCGCCTGGCAGAACTACACCGTGGCCCAGCTTAAGCAGGCCGTGTACGACCACACCACGGCCGTACTTACCAGCCTCAAAAACAACGGCATAACGCCCGAGTGGGTGCAGGTGGGCAACGAAACCAACGACGGTATGCTCTGGCCCGAGGGTCGCATCACGGTAAACGGCTTCGGCAACTTTGCGCAGTTTGTGGACCAGGGCTACGCGGCCGTGAAGGCAGTAAGCCCCACCACCAAAGTCATCGTGCACTTCGCCAATGGCCAGGACAACGGCGCCTTCCGCTACTTTTTTGATGGCCTGCAGGCCAACAGGGCCCGCTGGGACGTGATGGGCCTCTCGCTATACCCCGATGCTGCCACCTGGTATACCTACACGGCGCAGGCGCAGGCCAATATGAACGACCTGGTGACGCGCTATCCGGGCAAGGAAGTGATGGTGGTAGAAGTCGGCCTCGACAACTACGTGCCCATCGCCACCCGCCAGATGCTGCTCGACCTCATTGCCAAAACACAGGCCGTGGCGGGCGGCAAAGGGCTGGGCGTAGTATACTGGGAGCCGGAGGTGTATAACTGGCAAGGCTACAACAAGGGAGCCTGGGGCAGTGATAACCGCGCCACGGTTGCGCTAGACGGCTTCCTGCCGGCGCCGCCGGCTCCGCTGGTGTACAATCCCGGCTTCGAGTACACGGCGGCTACCCACAACTCAGCTATCCAGACTCCGCTGGGCTGGAACACCACCAGCGACGCTAATAACTACACCGAATCGGGCGGCCACAGTAGCCAGTTTCGCCTTACCCACTACAACGCTTCGGCCTACCAGGTGCGCACCTCGCAGGTTCTTAAAGTGCCCAATGGCACCTACACGCTGCGGGCCTGGGTGCAGAATGGCGGCGGCCAGACTACCTGCCAGCTTTATGCCCAGGCGGGGGGCGGCGTTGAGCAAAACGTAGCGCTGCCCGTGGCAGGAACCTGGACCCAGATACAGGTGCCCGGTATTGTGGTCACCAATGGCCAGTGCGAGATTGGCCTGCGCTCGGTGGCCAATGCCGGCAACTATTGCAGCCTCGACGATGTGGAGATGGTAGCGACAGTGCTGGCCACCATTGCGCCGGCTGGCGCCAATCCGCTGGGGATGCAGCTGTTTCCGAACCCGGCCACCGGGCCGCTGGCTCTGAGCTATACGCTGGCCCGACCAGCGGCCGTGCACGTTGCCCTCTACAGCCTCACCGGCCAGCTGCTGCGCACCCTGGCTGAGGTGCCGCTGGCCCCTGCCGGCACCCACAGCCTGCCTCTCGGCCCACTCGAAAGCATAGCAAAAGGGGTATATGTAGTGCAGCTTACCGCCGATGGCTACACCAGCAGCCAACGCCTGGTTAACCCCTAA
- a CDS encoding cellulase family glycosylhydrolase, with product MLRCFLLSLGVLLALSTRAQTPGTPPTGDVFVDAHGILRWQKTKREVALFGVNYTAPFAYSYRALGQVGADREKAIDQDVYHLSRLGLDAFRLHVWDIEITDTLGNLQQNDHLRLLDYLISKLKARGIKVILTPIAYWGNAYPEPRNTGPGFSSIYDKGVAYTNPRAIKAQENYLGQLLNHRNQYTGERYRQDPDIIAYEVCNEPHYHLPLAPVKDFANRMVAAMRATGYTKPIFYNISESPEVHDALLDANVQGFSFQWYPENLVAGHELRGNFLPYVDQYPLPYKGDARFERRAKMVYEFESADVLQPIMYPSMARSFRAAGFQWATQFAYDPLGIAYANTEYQTHYLNLAYTPAKALSMLIASKVFHEMPRAQAGSRYPADSVFGAALVSYRRQLSEWNAPGEFYYTSNTIDNPVKPAALRHVAGVGSSPVVQYGGSGAYFLDQLAPGVWRLEVMPDAVPVSDPFATPSLRKAVTRIEWNEQPLTLALAELGADFQLKGLNEGNTAQAQASGGKLLVRPGAYLLTKAGKDARAWTAQTPAGPRQLGEFVAPRLRPARRRCGTCRQPRPRPGSRSALRPR from the coding sequence ATGCTTCGTTGCTTTTTGCTATCCCTCGGCGTGTTGCTGGCCTTATCCACCCGCGCCCAAACGCCCGGTACGCCGCCCACGGGCGACGTGTTTGTGGATGCCCACGGGATATTGCGCTGGCAAAAGACCAAGCGCGAGGTGGCGCTGTTTGGCGTGAATTATACGGCGCCGTTTGCCTACTCCTACCGGGCGCTGGGCCAGGTGGGGGCCGACCGCGAAAAGGCTATTGACCAGGATGTGTACCACCTGAGCCGGCTGGGCCTGGATGCGTTTCGGCTGCACGTGTGGGATATTGAGATTACCGACACGCTCGGCAACCTGCAGCAGAACGACCACCTGCGCCTGCTCGACTACCTGATTTCCAAGCTTAAAGCGCGGGGCATCAAGGTTATTCTTACCCCTATTGCCTACTGGGGCAATGCCTACCCCGAGCCCAGGAACACCGGGCCGGGCTTTTCGAGTATTTACGATAAAGGCGTGGCGTATACCAATCCGCGCGCCATTAAGGCCCAGGAAAACTACCTGGGGCAGCTGCTGAACCACCGCAACCAGTACACCGGCGAGCGCTACCGCCAGGACCCCGACATCATTGCCTACGAGGTGTGCAACGAGCCGCACTACCACCTGCCGCTGGCCCCGGTGAAGGACTTTGCCAACCGCATGGTGGCCGCCATGCGCGCCACGGGCTACACGAAACCTATCTTTTACAATATATCGGAAAGCCCCGAAGTACACGACGCGCTGCTCGATGCTAACGTGCAGGGCTTCAGCTTTCAATGGTACCCAGAAAACCTGGTGGCCGGCCACGAGCTGCGTGGCAATTTCCTGCCTTACGTAGACCAGTACCCGCTGCCCTACAAGGGTGATGCCCGCTTCGAGCGCCGGGCCAAAATGGTGTACGAGTTTGAGTCGGCCGATGTGCTGCAGCCCATTATGTACCCCAGCATGGCGCGCAGCTTCCGGGCGGCGGGCTTTCAGTGGGCCACGCAGTTTGCCTACGACCCGCTGGGCATTGCCTACGCCAACACCGAGTATCAGACCCACTACCTCAACCTGGCCTACACGCCGGCCAAGGCGCTGAGTATGCTGATAGCCAGCAAGGTATTTCACGAGATGCCGCGCGCGCAGGCCGGGTCGCGCTACCCGGCCGACTCGGTATTCGGGGCGGCGCTCGTCAGCTACCGGCGGCAGTTGAGCGAGTGGAACGCGCCGGGCGAATTTTATTATACCAGCAACACAATCGATAATCCGGTGAAGCCCGCCGCGCTACGCCACGTGGCGGGCGTGGGCTCGTCGCCGGTGGTGCAGTACGGCGGCAGCGGCGCGTACTTCCTCGACCAGCTGGCGCCCGGCGTGTGGCGCCTGGAGGTGATGCCCGATGCCGTTCCTGTGAGCGACCCGTTTGCTACGCCCTCGCTGCGCAAAGCCGTAACCCGCATTGAGTGGAACGAGCAGCCGCTGACCCTTGCGCTGGCTGAGCTGGGCGCTGATTTTCAGCTCAAAGGCCTGAACGAGGGCAACACGGCCCAGGCCCAGGCCAGCGGCGGCAAGCTGCTGGTGCGGCCCGGCGCCTACCTGCTTACCAAAGCCGGCAAGGACGCCCGCGCCTGGACGGCCCAAACGCCGGCCGGCCCCCGGCAGCTCGGCGAGTTTGTGGCCCCCCGGCTACGGCCGGCCCGCCGCAGGTGCGGCACTTGCCGGCAGCCCAGGCCACGGCCGGGCAGCCGCTCAGCATTACGGCCACGGTGA
- a CDS encoding N-acetylglucosamine kinase, which yields MILIADGGSTKTSWCQLSDTGQRVYFNTEGYNPDFIDTPGIVASLDKNLPETLPRTEVREIYFYGAGVSSQAKGDVIANALRRIFPNLSKVEVTEDLLAAARALLGHAPGFAAILGTGTNSCIYDGQKITYNVDSLGYFLGDEGSGSFLGKRLLRDYLRGLLPDGLQEALRVEYHLGSRNDIIDRLYNQPLPNRFLASFAKFAYDHNNVSYCRQIVVEAFEAFFQNIVLHYPGYQELTFNCVGSVGYNFRDALTQVANSHGMQVGKIIRSPIDDLVSFHEHAG from the coding sequence ATGATTCTTATTGCCGACGGCGGCTCGACCAAAACCAGCTGGTGCCAGCTTTCTGATACGGGCCAGCGCGTGTACTTTAACACGGAAGGCTATAATCCCGATTTTATCGACACGCCCGGCATCGTGGCCTCGCTCGACAAGAACCTGCCCGAGACGCTGCCCCGCACCGAAGTGCGCGAGATTTATTTTTACGGGGCCGGCGTATCGAGCCAGGCCAAAGGCGACGTAATCGCCAACGCCCTGCGCCGGATTTTTCCGAACCTGAGCAAGGTAGAAGTAACCGAAGACCTGCTGGCCGCCGCCCGCGCCCTGCTGGGCCACGCGCCGGGCTTCGCGGCTATTCTGGGCACGGGTACCAACTCGTGCATCTACGACGGCCAGAAAATCACCTATAATGTCGATTCGCTGGGGTATTTTCTGGGCGACGAGGGCAGTGGCTCGTTTCTGGGCAAGCGCCTGCTGCGCGACTACCTGCGCGGCCTGCTGCCCGATGGCTTGCAGGAGGCGCTGCGCGTCGAATATCACCTCGGCTCGCGCAACGATATCATCGACCGGCTCTACAACCAGCCGCTGCCCAACCGCTTTCTGGCCAGCTTCGCCAAGTTTGCCTACGACCACAACAACGTGAGCTACTGCCGCCAGATTGTGGTAGAGGCCTTCGAGGCGTTTTTTCAGAATATTGTGCTGCACTACCCTGGCTATCAGGAGCTGACGTTCAACTGCGTGGGCTCGGTGGGCTATAACTTTCGCGATGCGCTCACGCAGGTGGCCAACAGCCACGGCATGCAGGTGGGCAAGATTATCCGCTCGCCCATTGATGACCTGGTGAGCTTCCACGAGCACGCGGGCTAG
- a CDS encoding diadenylate cyclase, giving the protein MWEHQSLFRVSAQLFAEGIFNLLDRNLRPEVFLLGLASGREADASQSVVVEPVSLRYAPADFAGIKSLAASFETADLLPRDNVYHLHPQDHDRLEKQHWYELVCKATDLTLQQLVNKRGENRRCFCSTPLNLNGYLVTVVVQLAADTYNSYYTLPGKPGPNRPCSLPHAAVLEFLHECTRALREADTADNEQPVLDRDYNEVLRGAGRRLMLRISPGNAHGLYDACLGVAALRHEGDEGRGTMLLGRRQHPALVPVLTLETPVPLRDHRSIRKLLELTEGPTGLVSDAAHVFGLGHMVDESSPQYEPLATVHFTNHYGWELRHAGHTLMRVVSNTPRLPQGKVQADNFARVIKQVFPDTTPEGVAYLWELALEASNQSHGTMLCITVGAKPEAERLRRQCFRVVPRPMTAPVLRQATSIDGAVLIEPTGVCHAIGVILDGQATEKGDSSRGARYNSAVRYVSSSPYPCLAIVVSEDGWIDLLPSATQA; this is encoded by the coding sequence ATGTGGGAACACCAAAGTCTGTTTCGCGTTTCGGCTCAGCTTTTTGCCGAAGGTATTTTTAATTTGCTCGACCGCAACCTGCGGCCTGAGGTTTTTTTGCTGGGCCTGGCTTCGGGCCGCGAAGCAGATGCGTCCCAAAGCGTAGTGGTAGAGCCCGTGAGCCTGCGGTACGCCCCTGCCGACTTTGCCGGCATTAAATCACTGGCCGCTTCCTTTGAAACTGCCGACCTGCTGCCGCGCGACAACGTGTACCACCTGCACCCGCAGGACCACGACCGCCTGGAAAAGCAGCACTGGTACGAGCTGGTATGCAAGGCCACCGACCTCACCTTGCAGCAGCTGGTAAACAAGCGGGGCGAAAACCGCCGCTGCTTCTGCTCCACGCCCCTCAATCTTAACGGCTACCTCGTGACCGTTGTGGTGCAGCTGGCGGCCGATACCTATAACTCGTACTATACGCTGCCGGGCAAGCCCGGCCCCAACCGGCCCTGCTCCCTGCCCCATGCGGCAGTGCTGGAGTTTTTGCACGAGTGCACCCGCGCCCTGCGCGAAGCCGACACTGCCGACAACGAGCAGCCGGTGCTCGACCGCGACTACAACGAAGTGCTGCGCGGCGCCGGGCGGCGCCTGATGCTGCGCATCTCGCCCGGCAATGCGCACGGCCTCTACGATGCCTGCCTGGGGGTGGCGGCCCTGCGCCACGAGGGCGACGAGGGCCGCGGCACCATGCTGCTGGGCCGCCGCCAGCACCCGGCCCTGGTGCCGGTGCTCACCCTGGAAACGCCCGTGCCCCTGCGCGACCACCGCTCTATCCGCAAGCTGCTGGAGCTGACGGAGGGCCCCACGGGCCTGGTGTCGGACGCGGCGCACGTATTCGGCCTGGGCCACATGGTAGACGAAAGCTCACCGCAGTATGAGCCGCTGGCTACCGTGCACTTTACCAACCACTACGGCTGGGAGCTGCGCCACGCCGGCCACACCCTGATGCGGGTAGTCAGCAATACGCCGCGCCTGCCCCAGGGCAAGGTGCAGGCCGATAACTTTGCCCGCGTTATCAAGCAGGTGTTTCCCGACACTACGCCCGAAGGGGTGGCCTACCTCTGGGAGCTGGCCCTCGAAGCCTCCAACCAAAGCCACGGCACCATGCTCTGCATCACGGTCGGGGCCAAGCCCGAGGCCGAGCGCCTGCGCCGCCAGTGCTTCCGGGTAGTGCCCCGGCCCATGACGGCCCCGGTGCTGCGCCAGGCCACGAGCATTGACGGGGCCGTACTCATTGAGCCCACCGGCGTATGCCACGCCATCGGGGTTATTCTCGACGGCCAGGCCACTGAAAAAGGCGATTCGAGCCGGGGCGCGCGCTACAACTCGGCCGTCCGCTACGTCAGCTCCTCCCCTTATCCGTGCCTGGCCATTGTAGTAAGCGAAGATGGGTGGATTGACCTGCTGCCCTCGGCTACGCAGGCGTAG